The Pan troglodytes isolate AG18354 chromosome 17, NHGRI_mPanTro3-v2.0_pri, whole genome shotgun sequence genome includes a region encoding these proteins:
- the SLC14A1 gene encoding urea transporter 1 isoform X2 — MNGRSLIGGAGDARHGPVWKDPFGTKAGEAARRGIARLSLALADGSQEQEPEEEIAMEDSPTMVRVDSPTMVRGENQVSPYQGRRCFPKALGYVTGDMKELANQLKDKPVVLQFIDWILRGISQVVFVNNPISGILILVGLLVQNPWWALTGWLGTVVSTLMALLLSQDRSLIASGLYGYNATLVGILMAVFSDKGDYFWWLLLPVCAMSMTWCVDEDLPVEPNSSRGNLGPALKNRFMGRRPCLPIFSSALNSMLSKWDLPVFTLPFNMALSMYLSATGHYNPFFPGKLVIPVTTAPNISWSDLSALELLKSIPVGVGQIYGCDNPWTGGIFLGAILLSSPLMCLHAAIGSLLGIAAGLSLSAPFEDIYFGLWGFNSSLACIAMGGMFMALTWQTHLLALGCALFTAYLGVGMANFMAEGTCERRIVGKKSKHNQRSSAVKNLGCG, encoded by the exons ATGAATGGACGGTCTTTGATTGGCGGCGCTGGTGACGCCCGTCATGGTCCTGTTTGGAAGGACCCTTTTGGAACTAAAGCTGGTGAAGCAGCGCGCAGAGGCATCGCCCGGCTAAGCTTGGCCCTGGCAGATGGGTCGCAGGAACAG GAGCCAGAGGAAGAGATAGCCATGGAGGACAGCCCCACTATGGTTAGAGTGGACAGCCCCACTATGGTTAGGGGTGAAAACCAGGTTTCGCCATATCAAGGGAGAAGGTGCTTCCCCAAAGCTCTTGGCTATGTTACCGGTGACATGAAAGAACTTGCCAACCAGCTTAAAG ACAAACCTGTGGTGCTCCAGTTCATTGACTGGATTCTCCGGGGCATATCCCAAGTGGTGTTCGTCAACAACCCCATCAGTGGAATCCTGATTCTGGTAGGACTTCTTGTTCAGAATCCCTGGTGGGCTCTCACTGGCTGGCTGGGAACAGTGGTCTCCACTCTGATGGCCCTCTTGCTCAGCCAGGACAG GTCATTAATAGCATCTGGGCTCTATGGCTACAATGCCACCCTGGTGGGAATACTCATGGCTGTCTTTTCGGACAAGGGAGACTATTTCTGGTGGCTGTTACTCCCTGTATGTGCTATGTCCATGACTTG GTGTGTGGACGAGGACCTACCTGTAGAGCCAAACTCTTCAAGAGGTAATTTGGGACCTGCTCTGAAGAATAGGTTCATGGGAAGGAGGCCTTGCCT CCCAATTTTCTCAAGTGCATTGAATTCCATGCTCAGCAAATGGGACCTCCCTGTCTTCACCCTCCCTTTCAACATGGCGTTGTCAATGTACCTTTCAGCCACAGGACATTACAATCCGTTCTTTCCAGGCAAACTGGTCATACCTGTAACTACAGCTCCAAATATCTCCTGGTCTGACCTCAGTGCCCTGGAG TTGTTGAAATCTATACCAGTGGGAGTTGGTCAGATCTATGGCTGTGATAATCCATGGACAGGGGGCATTTTCCTGGGAGCCATCCTACTCTCCTCCCCACTCATGTGCCTGCATGCTGCCATAGGATCATTGCTGGGCATAGCAGCGG GACTCAGTCTTTCAGCCCCATTTGAGGACATCTACTTTGGACTCTGGGGTTTCAACAGCTCTCTGGCCTGCATTGCAATGGGAGGAATGTTCATGGCGCTCACCTGGCAAACCCACCTCCTGGCTCTTGGCTGTG
- the SLC14A1 gene encoding urea transporter 1 isoform X5, giving the protein MNGRSLIGGAGDARHGPVWKDPFGTKAGEAARRGIARLSLALADGSQEQEPEEEIAMEDSPTMVRVDSPTMVRGENQVSPYQGRRCFPKALGYVTGDMKELANQLKDKPVVLQFIDWILRGISQVVFVNNPISGILILVGLLVQNPWWALTGWLGTVVSTLMALLLSQDRSLIASGLYGYNATLVGILMAVFSDKGDYFWWLLLPVCAMSMTWCVDEDLPVEPNSSRGNLGPALKNRFMGRRPCLPIFSSALNSMLSKWDLPVFTLPFNMALSMYLSATGHYNPFFPGKLVIPVTTAPNISWSDLSALELLKSIPVGVGQIYGCDNPWTGGIFLGAILLSSPLMCLHAAIGSLLGIAAGLSLSAPFEDIYFGLWGFNSSLACIAMGGMFMALTWQTHLLALGCGNV; this is encoded by the exons ATGAATGGACGGTCTTTGATTGGCGGCGCTGGTGACGCCCGTCATGGTCCTGTTTGGAAGGACCCTTTTGGAACTAAAGCTGGTGAAGCAGCGCGCAGAGGCATCGCCCGGCTAAGCTTGGCCCTGGCAGATGGGTCGCAGGAACAG GAGCCAGAGGAAGAGATAGCCATGGAGGACAGCCCCACTATGGTTAGAGTGGACAGCCCCACTATGGTTAGGGGTGAAAACCAGGTTTCGCCATATCAAGGGAGAAGGTGCTTCCCCAAAGCTCTTGGCTATGTTACCGGTGACATGAAAGAACTTGCCAACCAGCTTAAAG ACAAACCTGTGGTGCTCCAGTTCATTGACTGGATTCTCCGGGGCATATCCCAAGTGGTGTTCGTCAACAACCCCATCAGTGGAATCCTGATTCTGGTAGGACTTCTTGTTCAGAATCCCTGGTGGGCTCTCACTGGCTGGCTGGGAACAGTGGTCTCCACTCTGATGGCCCTCTTGCTCAGCCAGGACAG GTCATTAATAGCATCTGGGCTCTATGGCTACAATGCCACCCTGGTGGGAATACTCATGGCTGTCTTTTCGGACAAGGGAGACTATTTCTGGTGGCTGTTACTCCCTGTATGTGCTATGTCCATGACTTG GTGTGTGGACGAGGACCTACCTGTAGAGCCAAACTCTTCAAGAGGTAATTTGGGACCTGCTCTGAAGAATAGGTTCATGGGAAGGAGGCCTTGCCT CCCAATTTTCTCAAGTGCATTGAATTCCATGCTCAGCAAATGGGACCTCCCTGTCTTCACCCTCCCTTTCAACATGGCGTTGTCAATGTACCTTTCAGCCACAGGACATTACAATCCGTTCTTTCCAGGCAAACTGGTCATACCTGTAACTACAGCTCCAAATATCTCCTGGTCTGACCTCAGTGCCCTGGAG TTGTTGAAATCTATACCAGTGGGAGTTGGTCAGATCTATGGCTGTGATAATCCATGGACAGGGGGCATTTTCCTGGGAGCCATCCTACTCTCCTCCCCACTCATGTGCCTGCATGCTGCCATAGGATCATTGCTGGGCATAGCAGCGG GACTCAGTCTTTCAGCCCCATTTGAGGACATCTACTTTGGACTCTGGGGTTTCAACAGCTCTCTGGCCTGCATTGCAATGGGAGGAATGTTCATGGCGCTCACCTGGCAAACCCACCTCCTGGCTCTTGGCTGTG